Proteins from one Fervidicoccaceae archaeon genomic window:
- a CDS encoding aldehyde ferredoxin oxidoreductase family protein, translated as MHGWWGKVLIVDLSRGKSTVLSPSQETYINFIGGRGLAARLLWDLAPPGVDPLSPHNPLIIASGPLTGLPLPSSGKLVVASKSPLTGGYGDGNIGTMASYHLRRSGFDAIAIMGSSPYPSYLYIERGKVEVLKADGIWGLDTFSAEEKLKMEHGKDAGILLIGPAGENKVRYATIVSQKGRSGGRPGIGAVMGSKKLKAIVIRGSSEPNLYDGKKLAETAKEAYTAVLRSTGYRSWIAQGTMSTIAWSNAAGVLPTMNFKEGTWEESESIGGDLMEKIKKERRGCPYCNMQCGNVIEDNSSRDSELDYENVAMLGSNVLLGDLRKVAELNRIADEMGMDTISLGNSLGYYMEASERGLVDDKLEWGDFRGMKLLALDIAHRRGLGSFLAEGVMRMAASLGNDGEEFSMHVKGLEVSAYDCHAAPGMALSYGTSPIGAHHKDAWVISYEVSTDRLSYSRDKVERVIYLQTIRGGMFEALTTCRFPWVELGIDLQYYPRMLSQATGITWTMDDLAKAANRIYTLIRAFWIRERDSWSRQLDYPPLRWFKHPLTKGNLAGRKLDLKSYEDMLSAYYSMRGWDERGVPKRETLISLGLEFTIPILESTVGLK; from the coding sequence ATGCACGGCTGGTGGGGAAAAGTTCTAATAGTGGATTTGAGCAGAGGAAAGAGCACAGTTCTCTCTCCTTCCCAGGAAACATATATCAACTTTATAGGTGGTAGGGGATTAGCAGCAAGACTTCTCTGGGACCTAGCCCCCCCAGGAGTTGATCCCCTCTCTCCCCACAACCCCCTCATCATCGCATCTGGTCCTTTAACCGGTTTGCCTTTACCGAGCAGTGGTAAGCTCGTTGTGGCCTCGAAGAGCCCCCTGACAGGTGGGTATGGAGATGGCAACATTGGAACGATGGCCAGCTACCACCTCAGGAGAAGCGGCTTCGATGCTATAGCTATCATGGGATCCTCTCCATATCCATCATACCTCTACATAGAAAGAGGAAAGGTGGAAGTGCTTAAGGCAGATGGAATCTGGGGACTCGATACATTCTCAGCCGAGGAAAAGCTCAAGATGGAGCACGGTAAGGATGCAGGCATTCTCCTAATAGGACCAGCCGGTGAGAACAAGGTAAGGTACGCTACCATTGTCTCACAGAAGGGAAGAAGCGGAGGAAGGCCAGGTATAGGGGCAGTGATGGGAAGCAAGAAGCTCAAGGCAATAGTCATTAGAGGAAGCAGTGAGCCAAATCTCTACGATGGAAAAAAGCTGGCAGAAACAGCCAAGGAAGCCTACACTGCCGTATTGAGGAGCACCGGATATAGATCGTGGATAGCCCAGGGAACCATGTCAACTATAGCTTGGAGCAACGCAGCTGGGGTTCTGCCAACAATGAACTTCAAAGAAGGAACATGGGAGGAGAGCGAATCGATAGGGGGGGACCTCATGGAGAAAATAAAGAAGGAGAGGAGAGGGTGCCCCTACTGCAACATGCAGTGCGGAAACGTCATAGAGGACAATTCCTCCAGAGATAGCGAGCTTGACTATGAGAATGTTGCGATGCTTGGAAGCAACGTTCTTCTGGGCGATCTCAGAAAAGTAGCTGAACTCAACAGAATAGCCGATGAAATGGGAATGGATACTATAAGTCTTGGGAATAGCCTCGGATATTACATGGAGGCGAGCGAGAGAGGCTTAGTTGATGATAAGCTTGAGTGGGGAGACTTCAGAGGGATGAAGCTTCTTGCCCTAGATATAGCGCACAGAAGGGGCTTAGGAAGCTTTCTAGCTGAGGGTGTAATGAGAATGGCAGCATCGCTTGGAAACGATGGAGAGGAGTTCTCTATGCACGTCAAGGGACTGGAGGTCTCAGCTTACGACTGCCATGCTGCTCCAGGCATGGCACTATCCTATGGAACTTCCCCGATAGGAGCCCATCATAAAGATGCATGGGTAATAAGCTATGAGGTAAGCACCGACAGACTATCTTACTCAAGAGATAAGGTAGAGAGAGTGATTTACCTTCAGACAATCAGAGGAGGGATGTTTGAGGCCCTCACTACATGCAGGTTCCCATGGGTAGAGCTGGGGATTGACCTTCAGTACTATCCTAGAATGCTATCGCAGGCTACAGGCATTACCTGGACTATGGACGATTTGGCAAAGGCAGCAAACAGAATATATACACTAATAAGGGCATTCTGGATAAGAGAGAGGGACTCGTGGAGCAGACAGCTCGACTATCCTCCCCTCAGATGGTTCAAGCATCCGCTTACAAAGGGGAACCTTGCAGGAAGAAAGCTCGATCTAAAATCCTATGAAGACATGCTATCAGCATACTACAGTATGAGGGGATGGGATGAAAGAGGAGTGCCTAAAAGGGAAACCCTAATTAGCCTTGGCCTAGAATTCACCATACCCATTCTCGAGAGCACAGTAGGGCTGAAATGA
- a CDS encoding nascent polypeptide-associated complex protein → MFRMNPTEMKRMLKRMGISADIEEINDAERVLIERTGSKNMIIEDPVITILKMKGESVLYIYGTIKEISKEEKHISRPQIPEEDVQLVASEAGVSMDEARKALEATGGDIAQAIMLLQSRK, encoded by the coding sequence ATGTTCAGGATGAATCCAACCGAAATGAAGAGAATGCTCAAGAGAATGGGCATCTCGGCAGATATAGAGGAAATAAACGATGCAGAGAGAGTCCTAATAGAGAGGACAGGAAGCAAGAACATGATAATCGAAGACCCTGTAATAACTATCCTAAAAATGAAGGGAGAGAGCGTCCTTTACATTTATGGAACAATAAAGGAAATATCCAAGGAGGAGAAGCACATCTCCAGGCCTCAAATACCCGAGGAGGACGTTCAGCTGGTAGCGAGTGAGGCAGGAGTGAGCATGGATGAGGCCAGAAAGGCTCTTGAGGCAACGGGAGGAGACATAGCCCAAGCAATAATGCTGCTGCAGAGCAGAAAATGA
- a CDS encoding helix-turn-helix domain-containing protein: MASEAIIEKIAKDMAGDIAWSDSPGKSMRKWRELFGVTQLTLSRRMGISSSVLSDYEKGRRTPGSGFVKKFVKTLLEIDRERGYLTVKELARGHRLPPSALLDMREFPQKVQLKDVVDAVKGVILYGKDKLDKQLYGYTVLDSIAAIESMTGYEFLSIMGYTTERALVFTNVGTGRSPMVAVRVSFLKPGAVVIHGPRAVDPLAIRLAESDGIPLILSQAQDVQSLLGGLRKLLRT, translated from the coding sequence TTGGCTTCAGAGGCTATTATAGAAAAAATTGCTAAGGACATGGCAGGCGATATAGCGTGGAGCGATTCGCCCGGGAAGTCGATGAGAAAGTGGAGGGAGCTATTTGGAGTTACGCAGCTGACCCTCTCGAGGAGGATGGGTATATCCTCAAGCGTTCTGAGCGACTATGAGAAGGGAAGAAGGACTCCTGGAAGCGGATTTGTCAAGAAATTTGTTAAGACTCTGCTGGAAATTGATAGGGAAAGAGGCTACTTGACCGTTAAGGAATTGGCAAGGGGCCATAGGCTTCCGCCTTCAGCTCTGCTGGATATGAGAGAGTTTCCCCAGAAAGTCCAGCTTAAGGATGTAGTGGATGCTGTGAAGGGAGTAATTCTGTACGGAAAGGATAAGCTGGATAAGCAGCTATATGGATATACCGTTCTTGATAGTATTGCTGCTATTGAGAGTATGACCGGGTATGAATTCCTCAGCATAATGGGATATACTACGGAGAGAGCTCTCGTTTTCACAAACGTCGGCACTGGGAGGTCGCCGATGGTGGCCGTTAGAGTTTCTTTCCTGAAGCCGGGAGCTGTTGTTATACATGGACCAAGAGCTGTGGATCCCCTTGCCATAAGGCTTGCGGAGAGCGACGGAATTCCACTCATCCTCTCTCAGGCTCAGGATGTCCAGTCTCTTCTTGGTGGACTTAGGAAACTGCTGAGAACTTAG
- a CDS encoding PAC2 family protein — MSFKRISIYLSGRKALRQGYRVISGFKGFGAVGIITVLHIVSSLNMEKIGVVVTKYQPEYVYREEDLVYPFEIYVSHPHRLVALVNRELPDERVREEYVYELTKLISRKGLSPLYLIGGLDHRFRERPEERLRWLKNSAYKGPVPNTPMLDRGLLVIGPLALQLMFSELMGIPTLALLPYASAETPDPTAAAVAVEELNKLLDINVPTDKLIEEGMKIQEELRRLEELSTQKHGGREPYM, encoded by the coding sequence ATGAGCTTCAAGAGAATTAGCATATATCTGTCTGGAAGAAAAGCACTCAGGCAGGGATATAGGGTCATCTCCGGCTTTAAGGGATTCGGAGCAGTTGGCATAATAACTGTCCTCCACATAGTTAGTAGCCTCAACATGGAGAAGATTGGAGTTGTGGTCACAAAATATCAGCCAGAATATGTCTACAGGGAAGAGGATCTAGTCTATCCCTTTGAGATATATGTGAGCCATCCCCACAGGCTTGTTGCTCTCGTCAACAGGGAGCTTCCGGATGAGAGGGTTAGAGAGGAGTATGTCTATGAGCTAACAAAGCTAATATCAAGGAAGGGCCTCTCTCCTCTATATCTCATAGGAGGGCTTGATCACAGATTCAGAGAGAGGCCGGAAGAGAGACTTAGATGGCTGAAGAACTCAGCCTACAAAGGTCCAGTTCCCAACACACCAATGTTGGATAGGGGATTGCTTGTCATAGGCCCCCTGGCCCTTCAGCTCATGTTCTCCGAGCTCATGGGTATACCAACGCTTGCACTGCTTCCCTATGCTTCAGCTGAGACTCCAGATCCCACGGCCGCGGCCGTTGCTGTTGAGGAGCTGAACAAGCTACTTGATATCAATGTACCTACAGATAAGCTCATAGAGGAGGGCATGAAAATTCAGGAAGAGCTGAGGAGACTCGAGGAGCTCTCCACCCAGAAGCATGGAGGGAGAGAGCCCTATATGTAA
- a CDS encoding PUA domain-containing protein, whose translation MGRENEPNLQEMAQIYGVIYYQFGKRAAEELLKREKEISLKRYSSGIVREVILPEGTILYHNPSTGLFTLSWKGALLLFPLTQSDRKRIFAKRDIFIKYTKKVLLAPAVIRSTEDIRAGDEIFIVDEEGALLALGKALASAIEINSMKRGKVALVRRSSDELQEN comes from the coding sequence GTGGGAAGGGAGAATGAGCCTAATTTGCAGGAAATGGCTCAAATATATGGAGTCATCTACTACCAATTCGGGAAAAGGGCAGCAGAGGAGCTCCTCAAGAGGGAGAAAGAGATCAGCCTGAAAAGGTACTCTAGCGGAATAGTTAGGGAGGTAATTCTTCCTGAGGGTACGATACTCTATCACAATCCCAGCACAGGTCTCTTCACCCTCAGCTGGAAGGGAGCCCTCCTTCTTTTTCCTCTTACACAGTCTGACAGGAAAAGGATATTTGCCAAGAGAGACATCTTCATTAAATACACGAAGAAAGTCCTCCTGGCTCCTGCTGTAATAAGAAGCACGGAGGATATAAGAGCGGGGGATGAGATCTTCATAGTCGATGAAGAAGGGGCTCTCCTAGCTCTTGGAAAGGCGCTGGCAAGCGCCATTGAAATAAACTCAATGAAAAGAGGAAAGGTGGCTTTGGTGAGGAGGAGCTCAGATGAGCTTCAAGAGAATTAG
- a CDS encoding AAA family ATPase — protein MGKAVVIAGYPGTGKSTIAGELRKMLEEKNVIEVDEEAKKLGMFSMYDARRLSHIYDEEYLMKWLERRVRETEGVLFVFSIFSCILPKELVSSVIVLRMDRDSLERRLRDRGWSDDKIQENLEAMEMGEIEDEASECYGEEKVAVINTSATSPLDSAKAILKIAQDALKIEHRKDRERFD, from the coding sequence TTGGGTAAAGCTGTAGTAATTGCTGGGTATCCTGGAACTGGGAAGAGCACTATAGCAGGTGAACTGAGAAAGATGCTTGAAGAAAAGAATGTTATAGAAGTAGACGAGGAGGCTAAAAAGCTTGGTATGTTCTCCATGTATGATGCCAGAAGGCTATCCCATATTTATGACGAGGAATATCTGATGAAGTGGCTGGAGAGGAGGGTGAGGGAAACAGAGGGAGTTCTCTTTGTATTCTCAATATTTTCATGCATTCTTCCCAAGGAACTTGTGAGCTCCGTCATCGTGCTGAGAATGGACAGGGATTCGCTAGAAAGAAGGCTCAGAGATAGAGGATGGAGCGATGATAAGATACAAGAAAATTTAGAGGCCATGGAAATGGGAGAAATTGAGGATGAGGCTTCAGAATGCTACGGTGAGGAGAAAGTTGCTGTAATCAATACATCCGCAACCTCTCCATTGGACTCTGCTAAAGCTATTTTGAAAATAGCACAGGATGCGCTGAAAATCGAACATAGAAAAGATCGCGAAAGGTTCGATTGA
- the rpiA gene encoding ribose-5-phosphate isomerase RpiA: protein MEKDSPKKRAAEAALHLEEFERARVVGVGTGSTVAHFISLLRKKDIEEKLFVSSSFETAIALRRRGCSVLDISVTDSVDFYVDGADAVDEDGNMIKGGGAALFREKILASMSAFFAVIVDKGKMVTNLIGRSVPVEVSPFSVAYVMKKIGEMGLRASIRHSLAGKYGPVVSDSYGIIVDVDSSGWRGNIEDLDRALRGVVGVIATGLFVGMADAVVIGGEEEAVVRRLKR, encoded by the coding sequence GTGGAGAAAGATTCTCCAAAGAAGAGGGCTGCTGAAGCTGCTCTTCATCTAGAGGAGTTCGAGAGAGCTAGAGTTGTTGGTGTTGGGACTGGGAGCACAGTTGCTCATTTCATATCGCTTCTGAGAAAAAAGGACATTGAGGAGAAGCTCTTCGTTTCCTCAAGCTTTGAGACAGCCATAGCCCTTAGGCGCAGAGGGTGCAGTGTATTGGATATTTCTGTAACCGATAGTGTTGATTTCTATGTGGACGGCGCCGATGCTGTGGATGAGGATGGAAACATGATAAAGGGGGGAGGAGCTGCCCTGTTCAGGGAAAAAATTCTTGCCTCGATGAGTGCTTTCTTTGCTGTTATAGTGGATAAAGGGAAAATGGTCACAAATTTGATAGGAAGGAGCGTTCCTGTCGAAGTAAGTCCATTCTCTGTCGCATATGTTATGAAAAAGATAGGAGAAATGGGACTCAGAGCCTCAATTAGACATTCTCTTGCTGGAAAGTACGGACCTGTGGTGAGCGATAGCTACGGCATTATAGTTGATGTTGATTCAAGCGGCTGGAGAGGAAATATTGAGGACCTGGACAGAGCTCTGAGAGGCGTTGTTGGAGTGATAGCTACTGGACTTTTTGTTGGTATGGCGGATGCAGTTGTTATCGGTGGAGAGGAGGAGGCAGTTGTCAGAAGGCTCAAGAGATGA
- a CDS encoding mechanosensitive ion channel family protein has product MSSTFSGEGKKVRNRLFLLALLIFFSFFLLYILRAPQILPEQIREKYIEYFHYIEAAVSIALGIIVIQSIASITTSRLKELGPSAFVARNIIMILGYIAIAFIALSFFEITGVISLAGATFSGLIFGFGLQPVMANFFAGLILLFTGHLKPGKVVKVSGTSLPISIVAFPPYKLFSINEYMPSITGTVVEIGLMFTKILSAHGELVKIPNNILLTSGIVREEITEEKRVRIRYEIPISCDPESTLSELEGQLSSESDIEIYIEEQSDKGFYILNISARVPPHEKLMKYRSRLLAKVIKAHRSLLQKGICEQKQST; this is encoded by the coding sequence ATGTCCTCAACATTCTCAGGGGAAGGGAAAAAAGTTAGGAACAGGCTATTCCTACTGGCTCTTCTAATATTTTTTTCCTTCTTCCTTCTCTATATTCTCAGGGCACCTCAAATATTGCCCGAACAGATAAGAGAAAAGTACATCGAGTATTTCCACTACATAGAGGCAGCAGTCTCAATAGCTCTCGGTATTATAGTCATACAATCAATAGCATCCATCACAACATCCAGACTCAAGGAACTTGGCCCAAGCGCTTTTGTTGCTAGGAACATCATAATGATACTGGGATACATAGCAATAGCATTTATAGCCCTTTCCTTCTTCGAAATAACAGGAGTTATTTCCCTGGCTGGTGCAACATTTTCAGGCCTCATATTCGGGTTCGGTCTTCAGCCAGTCATGGCAAACTTCTTTGCAGGTCTCATTCTTCTCTTCACAGGTCATCTAAAGCCAGGAAAGGTCGTCAAGGTAAGTGGAACATCGCTTCCAATAAGCATTGTTGCTTTCCCTCCATACAAGCTCTTCAGCATAAACGAGTACATGCCCAGCATAACTGGAACCGTAGTCGAGATAGGCCTAATGTTCACGAAGATACTTTCAGCTCATGGAGAGCTTGTGAAGATACCGAACAATATACTTCTCACATCAGGAATAGTTAGGGAGGAAATAACTGAGGAGAAGAGAGTTAGAATACGGTACGAGATCCCAATAAGCTGCGACCCAGAGAGCACTCTTTCTGAGCTGGAGGGGCAACTATCATCCGAGAGTGATATCGAAATATACATAGAGGAACAGAGCGACAAGGGTTTTTATATACTGAACATCTCTGCTAGAGTCCCCCCACACGAGAAGCTCATGAAGTACAGGTCAAGGTTGCTAGCAAAAGTAATAAAGGCGCACAGATCCCTGCTGCAGAAGGGAATTTGTGAGCAGAAGCAAAGCACCTAG
- a CDS encoding CBS domain-containing protein: MYELTQTQREVLMALIELYERHKRLIKSIEIAEMIGKDEGTVRNVISSLRSLGLLESKTGPMGGYVPTLKARELMKSTGIIAYGSLKIKKDGKETNITAFSVEILDILNPGGGRAIVKASGNFDEIKEGDIIRIGPTSYNRILIDGEVQHIDRAMGQIAILIKRLVSIPKEIVGDISSKNLITLTPQMLLREAAGLLFREKIRGAPVIENDRIVGIITTTDIAKAYSEGNVKAKVEEYMRKHVVTIREDEDIMDAVRIMELHGVGRLIVVNALGEPKGIVTRTDILKRISAISG; this comes from the coding sequence ATGTATGAGCTAACTCAAACACAGAGAGAGGTTCTAATGGCCCTGATTGAGCTTTATGAGAGGCACAAGAGGCTAATTAAGAGCATAGAGATAGCTGAGATGATAGGAAAGGATGAGGGGACTGTGAGAAACGTTATTTCCAGCCTTAGGAGCTTGGGACTGTTGGAAAGCAAGACCGGTCCAATGGGAGGATACGTGCCAACCCTGAAGGCCAGAGAGCTCATGAAGAGCACAGGAATAATTGCGTATGGCTCCCTCAAAATAAAGAAGGACGGCAAGGAAACCAATATAACAGCATTTTCCGTGGAGATCCTCGATATACTCAATCCGGGCGGAGGAAGGGCTATAGTAAAGGCTAGCGGGAACTTCGATGAGATAAAGGAGGGAGACATTATAAGGATAGGGCCTACGAGCTACAATAGAATATTGATAGATGGAGAAGTGCAGCACATAGATAGGGCAATGGGGCAAATAGCTATATTGATAAAAAGGCTTGTGAGCATACCGAAGGAGATTGTTGGTGACATTTCCTCGAAGAATCTGATAACGCTGACCCCTCAGATGCTTCTCCGCGAGGCAGCTGGTCTTCTGTTTAGAGAGAAGATAAGAGGTGCTCCTGTAATAGAGAATGATAGGATAGTAGGAATAATAACAACGACAGACATAGCAAAGGCATACAGCGAGGGAAACGTGAAGGCTAAAGTGGAAGAGTACATGAGGAAGCATGTTGTCACAATAAGAGAGGACGAGGATATAATGGATGCAGTGAGAATAATGGAGCTTCATGGTGTGGGAAGGCTTATAGTCGTCAATGCTCTTGGAGAGCCAAAGGGGATAGTGACTAGGACAGATATACTGAAGAGGATAAGCGCTATTAGTGGCTGA
- a CDS encoding MBL fold metallo-hydrolase, translating into MALKLRVLGSGREVGRAAIAVEYKERAVLLDYGVNFDENDDPVMPLHFPPNKLVALVLTHVHLDHIGAAPLLYTSIAPRAFSTRLTKALSRLMLEDFLKLSGYYLDFEINEVNSLISSLEEVSHGDRVKLGDFELEFFHSGHIPGSLAVKVSTPEGSVLYTSDVNTIDTKLVTGANLSGVEADTLIIESTYGNADHPKRKDVEKRFIDVVKEVLSSGGTVLVPVFSVGRGQEVMSILEENEISPVYIDGMVKSATEIMLENSGFLRDPLILRRARENQIFLKGWQDRRSAWKRGGVIVSSSGMLKGGPSRYFLRKIYDNPRNAVILVSYQGRGTPGRELLERGTFEDGGPLIKARLEWMDFSSHAGKSGLIEVVKGVKGLKRIVLVHGEESVQRSLAQDIKDAVGIEPIIPANGEEIELRAL; encoded by the coding sequence ATGGCGCTGAAGCTAAGAGTTCTGGGAAGTGGAAGGGAGGTTGGAAGGGCAGCAATAGCTGTAGAGTACAAAGAAAGGGCGGTTCTGCTAGACTATGGAGTTAACTTTGATGAGAATGATGACCCTGTGATGCCTCTTCACTTTCCTCCGAATAAGCTAGTCGCGCTGGTCTTAACACATGTCCATCTTGACCACATAGGAGCAGCGCCCCTTCTATATACTTCAATTGCACCGAGGGCCTTCTCAACGAGGCTCACGAAAGCTCTCTCCAGACTCATGTTGGAGGACTTTCTAAAGCTCTCCGGCTACTACCTGGATTTTGAAATAAATGAGGTCAACTCGCTGATATCCAGCTTAGAGGAAGTATCCCATGGGGACAGGGTGAAGTTGGGTGACTTCGAGCTAGAATTTTTCCACAGTGGACACATACCGGGAAGCTTAGCAGTTAAGGTTTCAACTCCGGAGGGAAGCGTTCTATATACAAGTGATGTCAACACAATTGATACGAAGCTCGTTACCGGGGCAAATTTGAGTGGGGTTGAAGCTGATACGTTGATAATTGAGAGCACATATGGAAACGCTGATCATCCAAAAAGAAAGGATGTTGAGAAGAGGTTCATCGATGTTGTTAAGGAGGTGCTATCATCGGGGGGTACAGTCCTTGTTCCTGTTTTCAGTGTTGGGAGAGGTCAGGAGGTAATGAGCATTCTCGAGGAAAATGAGATATCTCCAGTATATATTGATGGTATGGTGAAGAGCGCCACTGAGATAATGCTGGAGAACAGCGGATTTCTGAGAGATCCCCTCATCCTGAGAAGGGCCCGAGAGAATCAAATATTTCTGAAGGGCTGGCAGGACAGGAGAAGCGCTTGGAAGAGAGGGGGGGTTATTGTTTCAAGCTCTGGAATGCTGAAGGGAGGACCCTCAAGATATTTCCTTAGAAAGATTTATGACAATCCCAGGAATGCGGTCATACTAGTTAGCTATCAGGGAAGGGGAACTCCTGGAAGAGAGCTTCTAGAGAGAGGCACATTCGAGGATGGTGGTCCTCTCATAAAGGCAAGGCTCGAGTGGATGGATTTCTCCAGCCACGCAGGAAAGAGCGGTCTTATAGAAGTCGTGAAGGGCGTGAAGGGTCTGAAAAGAATTGTTCTGGTTCATGGAGAGGAGAGCGTCCAGAGATCGCTCGCTCAGGATATAAAGGATGCTGTGGGAATAGAGCCCATAATTCCTGCTAACGGAGAAGAAATAGAGCTCAGAGCTCTTTAA
- the thsB gene encoding thermosome subunit beta, translating into MSVEPTGIPVLILKEGTQRTAGRDALRNNIMAVKAISETLRTTYGPKGMDKMLVDSLGDITITNDGATILDKMDIQHPGAKMMVQIAKGQDEEVGDGTKTAVILAGELLRQAEDLLDKEIHPTVIVSGYKRAMEEAVKVIEQISIPIDVNDKEILKKIAVTSLYSKAVQGARDRLAEISVEAITKVAEKRGERYYVDLDNIQIVKKHGGSLLDTMLVEGVVIDKEVVHPGMPKRIKNAKIALLDAALEIEKPEIDAEIRINDPLQMRKFLQEEEEILKKMVDKIAEVGANVVICQKGIDDVAQHFLAKKGILAVRRVKKSDMEKLARATGGRIVSNIEDLQSADLGEAALVEERKVGEDKMVFIEGAKNAKSVTVLIRGGFERLIAEGERALRDSLSAVADAVKFGKIVGGGGAVEIEVAKRLREIAPKIGGKQQLAIEAFAKALETLPSTLAENAGLDALEMIMKLRAAHSDSNGRFMGINVFNGNIEDMLNLGIIEPAAIKLNAIKAATEAATMILRIDDFIAASKAGAGKEGAAPGKKEGEEEEKKED; encoded by the coding sequence ATGTCCGTTGAACCAACAGGAATACCTGTTCTAATACTCAAAGAGGGAACACAGAGAACAGCAGGAAGGGACGCCCTAAGGAATAACATAATGGCAGTTAAGGCGATAAGCGAGACTCTCAGAACCACATATGGTCCCAAGGGAATGGACAAGATGCTTGTGGATAGCTTGGGAGACATAACAATAACAAACGATGGAGCAACAATCCTAGACAAAATGGATATACAGCATCCTGGAGCCAAGATGATGGTTCAGATAGCCAAGGGACAGGACGAGGAAGTGGGGGACGGAACAAAGACTGCAGTTATTTTAGCAGGCGAACTCCTCAGACAGGCAGAGGATCTCCTCGATAAGGAAATTCATCCAACAGTAATTGTCTCAGGCTACAAGAGAGCCATGGAGGAGGCAGTAAAAGTAATTGAGCAAATTAGCATACCCATTGACGTTAACGATAAGGAAATTCTGAAGAAGATAGCTGTTACCAGTCTATACAGCAAGGCAGTGCAGGGTGCAAGGGATAGACTGGCCGAGATATCAGTTGAAGCCATAACAAAAGTCGCAGAGAAGAGAGGAGAAAGATACTATGTTGATCTTGACAACATACAAATAGTGAAGAAGCATGGAGGGAGCCTCCTCGATACAATGCTCGTCGAAGGAGTGGTCATTGACAAGGAGGTTGTGCACCCAGGCATGCCGAAAAGAATAAAGAACGCCAAGATAGCTCTCCTAGATGCAGCGCTGGAAATTGAGAAGCCTGAAATAGATGCGGAGATAAGAATCAACGATCCTCTCCAGATGAGGAAGTTCCTCCAGGAAGAGGAAGAAATACTCAAGAAAATGGTCGACAAGATAGCTGAGGTCGGAGCAAACGTTGTTATATGCCAGAAGGGAATAGATGATGTAGCCCAGCACTTCCTCGCTAAGAAGGGAATCCTTGCTGTGAGGAGGGTCAAGAAGAGTGACATGGAGAAGCTTGCCAGAGCGACCGGAGGAAGGATTGTCTCCAACATAGAGGATCTCCAATCAGCGGATCTTGGAGAAGCCGCCCTAGTTGAGGAAAGAAAGGTTGGAGAGGATAAGATGGTATTTATAGAGGGAGCCAAGAACGCCAAGAGTGTTACAGTGCTGATAAGAGGAGGATTCGAGAGACTCATAGCAGAGGGAGAGAGAGCCCTTAGAGACTCTCTGAGTGCAGTTGCCGATGCAGTGAAATTCGGAAAAATAGTTGGAGGAGGAGGAGCAGTTGAAATTGAGGTTGCAAAGAGACTCAGAGAGATCGCTCCAAAGATAGGAGGAAAGCAGCAGCTGGCTATCGAAGCATTTGCAAAAGCTCTTGAGACTCTTCCCTCAACTCTGGCCGAGAACGCTGGTCTTGACGCCCTTGAGATGATAATGAAGCTAAGAGCAGCACACTCGGACTCCAACGGAAGATTTATGGGAATTAATGTCTTCAATGGAAACATCGAGGATATGCTGAACCTCGGAATAATAGAGCCCGCAGCCATCAAGCTCAATGCTATAAAGGCCGCTACAGAGGCAGCAACGATGATCCTCAGAATAGACGATTTCATAGCAGCCAGCAAAGCAGGAGCTGGGAAGGAAGGGGCCGCTCCTGGCAAGAAGGAAGGAGAGGAAGAGGAGAAGAAGGAAGACTGA